The Nitrososphaerales archaeon genome contains a region encoding:
- a CDS encoding shikimate dehydrogenase: MSDNDLRTYCIIGDPVDHSLSPAMHNAAFKALNLNCVYIAFRIAKDELEAGLMSLRKANIAGFNVTMPHKVAVMPLLDELDETCTKIGAVNTVNNESGKFKGYNTDIHGFIEPIRRRKIGLKGKTILLMGAGGAARAAVAALVEQDVAKVVIASRNLERANILGDLCKRSTVECETINFDNITNYSLNADMIVNATPIGMKGEEGMLRAEHMRSDCVVYDLVYRPMETGLIRSAEEAGATVIYGYEMLLEQGAKSFEIWLQMEAPRDVMKKTLIGDFGK, from the coding sequence ATGTCAGATAATGATCTCAGAACGTATTGTATTATAGGCGATCCAGTGGATCACTCATTATCCCCCGCAATGCATAACGCAGCATTCAAGGCCTTGAACCTAAACTGTGTGTATATTGCATTCAGGATCGCAAAGGACGAGTTAGAAGCCGGATTGATGTCACTGAGAAAGGCAAACATAGCTGGGTTTAATGTAACCATGCCTCATAAGGTTGCAGTGATGCCTTTGTTGGACGAATTGGATGAAACATGCACAAAAATCGGTGCGGTTAATACTGTTAATAATGAAAGTGGAAAATTCAAGGGATACAATACAGACATCCATGGATTTATTGAACCTATAAGGAGAAGGAAGATCGGTTTAAAAGGTAAAACTATCCTGTTGATGGGCGCTGGCGGTGCAGCAAGAGCAGCTGTGGCCGCACTTGTCGAACAAGACGTAGCGAAGGTCGTAATTGCAAGCAGAAACTTGGAAAGGGCGAATATTTTGGGTGATCTTTGTAAAAGATCAACTGTGGAATGTGAAACTATAAATTTTGATAATATAACAAATTATTCTCTTAACGCTGACATGATTGTTAATGCAACACCTATTGGTATGAAAGGGGAAGAAGGTATGCTACGGGCAGAACATATGAGAAGTGATTGCGTGGTATACGACCTTGTATACAGACCTATGGAAACAGGGTTGATACGCAGTGCGGAAGAAGCAGGGGCAACTGTAATTTATGGATACGAAATGCTCTTGGAGCAGGGTGCAAAATCATTTGAGATATGGCTTCAGATGGAAGCTCCGAGGGATGTTATGAAGAAAACCTTGATTGGCGATTTTGGTAAATAA